The genome window aaacacagacacacatgcaaatgaaACTAGGACACATGAAACATGATCTGCATCATATCCTAGTACAGCAGTCTCTTTCCGTGGCACTGGGGACTGTGGTGTACGTGACATATCGCTCGTTCCTATTTGTGTGGGAATTAAAGAACTCCTCACGAGACTCGAATTTTTATTCTATATATGTTATGCAGTCATGAGTGGTTAACAAACTAATTGGATAACAATGGTTCAAATGCTTCTGGGTATTGTAGTTCCTGAACACATTGCTTCTGAATTATAATTACCGTGGAAGTATTTATCTAAAACAATACAGCACACAATTATAGTGATTCTCAACTGGTGGGTCGCAGCCCAATGGTGGGCTGCGACCCATAGCTGGGTTGCGAAGGGATTTTTAGCATAGATCGGCTAAATCTTAAACCCATGAATTAACTATTATGTCAATGTTAATTCATGTTTCAATGACTTACTATTTCATTGAGTTGACCAATattgaaaatataaataaatatcataaaGTTCAAAAATACTATATGATGCAGGAAAACCCTATAGTCATTTTGTACTGCATTGTTAATGTACACAAGTACAATTGGACGTACCTGGAGCCTTCCTGAGAGTGCTTAGCATACCTGTAATTCGAGCAGAACGCCTCTAGTCTTTTGTTCCAGGATGACAGAAATATTTCCGCAATCCTTTGTGAGCCCACTGTGAGCTTTAATTACATATCAGTGGGTGTCTTTGTGTTACATATTGTGCTCACATTCAGCCTTGTTTGCTTTAGTGTTGACCAAGCAAAAACGTTGTTTGATCGGGTGATTCCATTATTTTGGCCCTCTTTCTTCAATCTTGGATCCTTGGAGTTTTTCATATGCGTTCTGGTCCCACTATTACAAGCTTATAAAATAAGATACACAGAATATAAACTGCAATAATGTGTTTCACCAGAGATGGCGCTGTCGCTGAGGTTTAATTGCAATGGCAACAATTCACAAACTCCGTTTTGAAGGGAATTCTCCTCATGCTTGTAACTTGCTGTTCCCTTAACGCTGACCGGTGTGTTATTTCCCTCTGCCTGTGCAGAAAGAACGAGACCTTGAGCTGGCCGCTCGCATCGGCCAATCGCTGCTGAAGAAGAACAAGACGCTGAGCGACCGGAACGGCGTcttggaggagcaggtggagcacATCCGAGAGGAGGTAAGCCTGGAACAGCAGCTCTCCACAGGCTCTTATGTAACGCCAGAGCTGTTGCGCTGACGGCAGTGACGCTTGGTGATGTGACGCCGTTGGCAGGGCTCACCGCTGGTTTAATGATACTCCACCTCGTGCGAAGGGGACACGTTGTTGTTGTAGTGTACTGTTCATGACGAGGAGCTGTCGTTAAAACATAACACAATGATGAGATGTATGCCACATCATTTTCAATCGTTGACACTAATTGTGAGGAgggttattattatgatatccCTCCTGATTTAATGACGTACCCTGATCAGAAGTGAAATACCTATGTGAAGttgttttatttctctctctgtctgtctgtctgtctgtctgtctgtctgtctgtctgtctgtctgtctgtctgtctgtctgtctgtctgtctgtctgtctgtctgtctgtctgtctgtctgtctgtctgtctgtctgtctgtctgtctgtctgtctgtctgtctctctctctctctctctctctctctctctctctctctctctctctctctctctctctctctctctctctctctctctctctctctctctctctctctctctctctctctctccctgccctctctctgtctctctctctctccccttctctctgacATGCGTAGGTCTCCCAGCTGCGTCACGACCTCTCCATGAAGGATGAGCTGCTGCAGTTCTATACCAGCGTGGCCGAGGAGAGCGAGGGCgagtccaccacctccacaccgtaagacccaccctcccctccctcaccccctcatcacctctctccccctctggctctccccccactctctgcCCGACAGCTCCACACAGAGGGAGGAATATATGATCTTAGAGCATGCCAATGACCCCTATAGTGTCATTCTAAGAGTAAGACCGGGACATGGGAACAAGCTGAAGTGGGGGTGCGTTGCCCTACATACTGGCACAAATCCAAATTGGATATTTAGGATTTCACATCAATATGATTTGTAGACACAATTTGTAGATTGATTAATCTCTGTAATGTCGAGTTGATAGGTATAAGATCCCATGTGAATGATCGGATTTATGTTTTTAATACATTTACTGTAATTGTTATAGTATTTTAATTATAGATTAGCATTAATACAGCAAGTAGCCGAGTTTTCTTTGTGTTCCTTCATTGTGTCCCATTGAGCTATCTATAAAACATCCAAATGACATAATCAAAAAGGTTTCTGGTTTGTTTTCTCTGACTGGATGTTAAACGCATCGAGCTATAGGGGAATAGGAGTGTATATCATTAGGATATTGATCGATCTGTTTCTCCTGCTCTATATCTTCTTCCTCTTTTGGGCTGTTTCCAGGATACGGCAGAGCGATCCAAATGTCACCGTTCCCACTTACTTACCTCTGGACTCCCTGCAGAAGAAACTCAAAGACCTGGAGGCAGAGAACATATCTCTGCGATCCGAGgtagaacacgcacacacgcacacgcacgcacaaacactcatgcatgcacatacacacatgcacacacacagatcacagGCTGAACAGTTAGATCAGTGAAACTCAGGATAGAAAAAGAAATACTTTCTTCATTCTGgtatattactattattattgtaattcctaaaaaaaaaaaaatcagtcaAAGGTCTTTACAGTGGAGCcctattcacactcacacaaatacacacccacacacaactaTATATCTTAGACTTCTACAAGTTCATTAGGAACAGCTAGCAGGGGGTTAGGTGTGTTGCTAAAGGGTACCCTGCCATGAAAGCTGCAACCCTGCGGAGCTAAATGCGTGGTTGCTCAAGGGCAGCAGCCCTCCTGGGCTAAAGTGATGAGTAAGAAGGCTTGTAGGTGAATGGTCTCCATAATGTGAATGATGTCCATTCAGGCCACTCATCTGGAGACGGAGACCATTTCCTACGAAGAGAAGGAACAGCAGCTGGTCAATGACTGTGTTAAAGAACTACGTGAGTATTGGACCAGGAAGGACTTGTTATTTCGTATTGGATTACTAATTCATAAGTCATTCATTCACCATTCAATCGCTGTTGTTATTCATTTACTGTTTGTAAAATATTTGCGTAGTTTATCGACGTTTTTGCAGATGTTTGCAAACATTCTTGATGGGGAAGTGGGATTTGGGCTTTAGGagtttttaatgtgtgtgtgtgtgtgtgtgtgtgtgtgtgtgtgtgtgtgtgtgtgtgtgtgtgtgtgtgtgtgtgtgtgtgtgtgtgtgtgtgtgtgtgtgtgtgtgtgtgtgtgtgtgtgtgtgtgtgtgtgtgttcgcgcatgtgtgtgtgcgcaggatGTGCCAACATGCAGATGTCGAGCCTGGCCGAGGAGCTGGGGAGGAAATCGGACGACGCCTCCCGCCAGCAGGAGGAGATCACACACCTCCTGTCCCAGATCGTGGACCTCCAGAAGAAGGCCAAGTCGGTGCGTACACACCggttattttaaaatatttgtcaatatttttaaacattttgtattttttttctcaacATCTCGAGGTTGAGAATGTCCTTGAACTACTGTAAAGAGGAAGGGGTATGGTATAATAGtgatgtttattttgtgttgtgtgtgttgtgtgtgtgttgtgtatgtttgttgtgtgtgtgcgctgtgtttAGTATGCTGTGGAGAACGAGGAGCTGACGCAGCACCTAGGAGCTGCCAAAGACGCCCAGAGGCAACTCACTGCGGAGGTACTAATAAAGAATGTAGTGCGTCGTTGGCCGATTCTATTAGAGTACATGATGCTAAAGGCAGCGCCATGGCTATAGCAGTTGGGGTTTCAGATTTGCCAAAATATGGACACATTCATACCTAGTCTAAGTgcaatatccagccaatttagcgTGAATATAGTTACATGTATGTTACTTtgtatatgtacatgtatatgtacatgtttacacatgtacatgtttgtgtatgaatatgaatgcatagatatatatatttttttaataatatttgtaACGTTATGATTACAAAAATAGGAAAAATTCCCATTTTGCATCTATTTTTGatagtttttttcttacaaGGAACAATCGTGATTTGGAATTAATTAttaactctgtctgtctgtgtgtgtgtgtgtgtgtgtgtgtgtgtgtgtgtgtgtgtgtgtgtgtgtgtgtgtgtgtgtgtgtgtgtgtgtgtgtgtgtgtgtgtgtgtgtgtgtgtgtgtgtgtgcgggcctcTCTCAGCTGCGGGAGCTGGAGGATAAGTACGCAGAGTGCATGGAGATGCTCCACGAGGCccaggaggagctgaagaaCCTGAGGAACAAAACGCTGCCGCTCACCACGCCGCGACGCTTCCACTCCCTGGGCCTGTTTCCCATGGTACTGACCACGGCGGCTTAGCTTAGCCAAGGGCCCTACCGTATGGAAGGCCTTGTGGaggtttaaaggtcccatgacatgccaccaggtgtgagtgtgattagccgttacaagccgttgtgaaaatctgcccctcatgacatcacaagtgggcgtgtcgacctagatgtgtgacggatagatgagcaacgtttgccacagtccactgggtaggctggtagactgataaatccagcacacatctaggtgtacacgcccacttgtgatgtcataaggggcagatctTCCAAACGGcatgtaaggctaatcacactcacacctggtggcatgtgaTGGGACCTTCAACTAACTATGGCCACTCGAGTGCCTCCCGTAGCAACTTTGGATCAAATGCATGACACACGCAAAGAATGTCCTTTGTcggtttacattttttttttatttttttttttatgtattcagGACTCCTTGGCAGCGGAAATTGAGGGAACTATGAGGAAGGAACTTCAAATGGATGATCCAGATGTTGAAGAACAAAAGTATGTCCATCGTgcgttatataaaaaaaacagctaCGTTTTTGGCAAGTTTTCAGCGTGGATGGGCTTAGTTTTCCAGTGTTATCATGCTACGAAATGATTGTTTACATTTGAGGTCAACGTAAAATGTAACGAATTAATTATAAGTTCATGAATTAATGTATTCATCGTTTACTATATAAATTAGTTAATTAAAGAGTTAATTTAAGAGACACGGTTAAGTTCAGGAATGTGTCTAGTGTCTCGAAGGTCAAAGTAAGGACCTGGCCAGCCTTGTTAACCCAGCATCTGCGTGTCACGGCGCACAGCCGGAAAGAAACAACCACCCTGATGCCTATCTCCCATACCATTTAATTTGCatgccgcgtgtgtgtgtgtgtgtgtgtgtccgtttgtgtgtgtgttaagggcTGACTATGGTTCCACGTCGTTCACgtaacgcaatgaccacgcagacgctccgaCGCAATCGGAACCTTTTATGGTTCTGTGTCGGGTTTTAATAAGCGGCGCGCGTTGACGGAAGGTtcacatttttgggaggcgcacgtcaggcctttgcggtggacgcaaggagggtccgcaaggacgtaaggggtccgtaacccccttgcgttgtgtgaacgtgggaccataatcagccctttagcgTCGACATACATCCCGCCTGTCCATAACGTCCCGCcgtgcccctcctcccccctcccccgtcccaGGCTGCACCCCAAGCGGGTGTTCCAGACGGTGAAGAACCTGAACCTGATGCGGCAGCAGCGCTCGTCGCTGGCCCCCTCGCCGCTCAACATCCCGGGCTCCAACCAGACGTCCTCTCTGACGTCGGGCCGCTCCAGCCGGGTGGGCACGCCGCACTCCTGCTCCACGTACGGCGGCAGCGAGTCGGGCAGCGGGCCGTACTGCCCCGACAACAAGGCCGGCGGTATCCTGGAGGCGCACGACGACGGGTGAGCAGTATGGCCGGGCGATTCATCGAAGTCTGATCGCGATTcagattttagcgtcaaacgatcacaaaactaaaaTAATCGAGTTTTCCCGATATATTTTTTatagctggatacatatctgtactttattttagatttgaacatgtTCTTTTTGAcccttttgtgtattttttgtaaggcaaaatttcaaagttctcagttacaaattgttttttgggagagacaggctgaataaatacatcatgttttcaaactcaaaaatcatcgtttgaataatcatgACTCACCCAGCACGTAATTAATTAACTTGGTCTTTCTCTATTGTTTCATGAAGTGGACAGGTCAGGTTTAACCTTTGTTTGTAGGCTGGGTGTTTAGACCTCTGCTAAGCTGGTATTACCAGGCATCTTGCATGACAACAAGGCAGACAATGGCCTTGCTGGGTTTCACTGTTGTTAGCTAAAACACAGCAGAAACCAACTTTATTGTTGATGACAGTACAGCGTGAGAAAGAAGTGCTCAGTCTTTGTTGCTGAAGGAGACACCTGTCTTCACTGAGGGTGTTTTGAACTATTcatttatatcatattatattatttatttattatttaattagagTGAAACCAATGCTCTTTGCAATGGTGTACAATAAGTATCATCTCCAGATTAACACAATCTTGTGACTGAACCTAATTTGAGACtggattaaaatgtattttctctctctctctctctctctctctctctcccccaccctccctccccacccacaGGTCAGACGACTCCAACCGGCGTCCCGTCGGCACCCCGGGGACCCCGGGGGGGCGGGACCTGGAGGCGGCCCTCCGCCGCCTCTCGCTGCGCCGCGACAACTACGTCTCCGAGCGGCGCTTCTtcgaggaggagcgggagcgcAAGCTGGCCTACCTGGCCAAGGAGGAGCaaggggaggacggggaggagaaGGGCGGCAGCGGCGGAGACCCCGGGACCCCCACGGAGAGCCTGCTGTCGCTGTACACGCACCCGTCCCTGGGCAGCATGTGGTCGGGCTACTCCTTCACCTCGAGGTCCTACCTGCCCGAGAAGCTGCAGATCGTCAAGCCCCTCGAAGGTGAATATCCGCCCGGGAATCAAAGCGCTCAGAGCGGCCGTGCCCCGACAGCCACGCCCAACACTTCCGGTCAGACCCCTCCGCGGGACGACGGCGCTAAAGTCCAACAGAGAGCGCAGCAGCCCGATCAAGACCCGTCCCTTCAGATAGCCCCGGGAGGCCTCGGCCCCACGCTGCCCTCGACCCGGCAGATCTCTAACCCGAGCTCCCCTCCGGCTCGCAGTGGTAGTCCACACCGGGGCTTCCAGGGGGCCAAGGAGCTCCGAATCTGTGAGCAGCGCGCGCAAAGGGCCGGCCCGTCCCGGGGCAGCTCCAGGCTGCTGGTGTTGAGTAGCGGTGCCCCCCAGCCCGCCCCCCTGTCCCCTCAGCCCAGGCTCAgagcccccctgctccccctggTCACTGGGCTACTGGAGATGCTGGAGCAGCACGAGGAAGGGTTAGCGCTGCAGCACTCCTTctacttcagacacacacagcctcgcTGCTGGTTTGAGATCTGAAGTAGTCTTATCCTGGCGTCCAAGCCCCTTCCAAGTAGACTACTCGTATCCTATCTCCTCACGAGAACAATACCCACAACCTATCACCTCCAAAGTGCACTACTCAATTCCTAGCTTCTCCCGAGAACAATACTTACATCCTAGCCCCTCCAAAGGACAATACTAACATCATAGCCCCTCCCGAGATCAATACTCACACCCTAGCGCCTCCCAAGTACCATAATCACATCCTAGCTCCTACCAAGTGTCATAATCACATCCTAGCTCCTACCAAGTACCATAATCACATCCTAGCTCCTACCAAGTGTCATAATCACATCCTAGCTCCTACCAAGTGTCATAATCACATCCTAGCTCCTACCAAGTGTCATAATCACATCCTAGCTCCTACCAAGCACAATACTCACACCCTAGTCCCTCACATGGGCAATTCTGACATCCTAGCCCCGCACTATAAGGCTTTAAGGAGATGTCAGTAGGTGTCTATGGCACACCCTACTGGTGGGATTTGAaaccaaataataaaaatggagTGCCACAATATTTACAGAGGACAAGGTGACCTACCAATTTGTACAGATAACCAATTGGTGTTTCTTAACATGTTATTTTCCCTGCTGTTGCGTGTCATTATCCTGCAGCACTAAAGGATTGTAACCTTTTCAGAAAATACTGGAATAGTTGTAATAGTTTGTGACACTTGAATCATAATGGAACTCAAATGCTCTATATTCTAGTCGACTTGTTTTGCCTAATTCGGGCAGTTAGTTTGCATTAACATAGCGGTGTAAACATTTGCAAACATTTCTACCTAACCTGTCCCATTGCCATGTTGTTGCCTCCTTTTCACTTCTctcttttcctgtgtgtgttgtcttatTTTGTTAGATAAAGCTATGTGAATAAAAGGGTTCACTAACTTTTcccatttcctttttctttccttactcttccttttttattgttattatctgcCATCCAATTTACATTAACACGCTCACAAAATCGTTAAAATCTATAACCCACTTTGTATGATGTTAACATACTGAACGATTGACAAACTGATTTATCATAAGGTGCCAACAGCATCAATTCAGATAGATTTAATTTGAACAATTTAATATTTTAAACAATTGAACATGTGATTTTTATTATtgtgacaaaaaaaaagattgttgaTTAGAAACCGTGGCTGATTGATATTTCCAACTAATAGAGTACAGTTCATAACTTCCTCAACTATACTCCCACTAGTTAATTCAATGCATGTTTAATAGTTTTATACAGATTGTTTCAAGTATATGTACAAAATAAGCTGCATTGCATCATGGGTGATATCAAGGTTCGACCATGCATTGAATCACACTCTCCTGAAAGACATCGGCACTGTGCTCCGAGAATCCAGTTGGATTCCTACAGCAGTGGCCCACATcctttaacctttgacctccgA of Gadus macrocephalus chromosome 11, ASM3116895v1 contains these proteins:
- the LOC132467743 gene encoding trafficking kinesin-binding protein 1-like isoform X6; the protein is MAEELDVCNNTDLPELEIISLLEEQLPVYRLRADTIFGYEQDDWLHTPLTTPDTALPLTTEQIEETLKYFLLCADRVGQMTKTYSDIDAVTRLLEEKERDLELAARIGQSLLKKNKTLSDRNGVLEEQVEHIREEVSQLRHDLSMKDELLQFYTSVAEESEGESTTSTPIRQSDPNVTVPTYLPLDSLQKKLKDLEAENISLRSEATHLETETISYEEKEQQLVNDCVKELRCANMQMSSLAEELGRKSDDASRQQEEITHLLSQIVDLQKKAKSYAVENEELTQHLGAAKDAQRQLTAELRELEDKYAECMEMLHEAQEELKNLRNKTLPLTTPRRFHSLGLFPMDSLAAEIEGTMRKELQMDDPDVEEQKLHPKRVFQTVKNLNLMRQQRSSLAPSPLNIPGSNQTSSLTSGRSSRVGTPHSCSTYGGSESGSGPYCPDNKAGGILEAHDDGSDDSNRRPVGTPGTPGGRDLEAALRRLSLRRDNYVSERRFFEEERERKLAYLAKEEQGEDGEEKGGSGGDPGTPTESLLSLYTHPSLGSMWSGYSFTSRSYLPEKLQIVKPLEGSATLHAWQLLAQPHLGGLLDHRPGVVTKGFRTLDQDQDPSEAGDWQLDQPEEDDESLCSFPGLSSEDDLPVSRLPWASTPDLRHATNNGGVGVHRSGRDNNKDNEDNSLLESLRGARSGEAFGGNDGPALDGLPCTPCSIRSSPVSVAVTTPCADEKAGGEPLDFPALPAGAPDGLPAVVHTSMLITRTYLHVQVHVYLHAPPLVRPRLPPSSCHKSKYPSHLPREVHVPNQLHLHLHHLQDPPPLRPAHLRLLQPQVGLSEQPWRGRGRVARPFAAAPVLRPGHALLHHALLHPPPPLPVPGRVLHQPPGQHPHHQHLPGAGAPPGGARHLRLRLRPAQLGPRGSGRRGGAGGGA
- the LOC132467743 gene encoding trafficking kinesin-binding protein 1-like isoform X7 produces the protein MAEELDVCNNTDLPELEIISLLEEQLPVYRLRADTIFGYEQDDWLHTPLTTPDTALPLTTEQIEETLKYFLLCADRVGQMTKTYSDIDAVTRLLEEKERDLELAARIGQSLLKKNKTLSDRNGVLEEQVEHIREEVSQLRHDLSMKDELLQFYTSVAEESEGESTTSTPIRQSDPNVTVPTYLPLDSLQKKLKDLEAENISLRSEATHLETETISYEEKEQQLVNDCVKELRCANMQMSSLAEELGRKSDDASRQQEEITHLLSQIVDLQKKAKSYAVENEELTQHLGAAKDAQRQLTAELRELEDKYAECMEMLHEAQEELKNLRNKTLPLTTPRRFHSLGLFPMDSLAAEIEGTMRKELQMDDPDVEEQKLHPKRVFQTVKNLNLMRQQRSSLAPSPLNIPGSNQTSSLTSGRSSRVGTPHSCSTYGGSESGSGPYCPDNKAGGILEAHDDGSDDSNRRPVGTPGTPGGRDLEAALRRLSLRRDNYVSERRFFEEERERKLAYLAKEEQGEDGEEKGGSGGDPGTPTESLLSLYTHPSLGSMWSGYSFTSRSYLPEKLQIVKPLEGSATLHAWQLLAQPHLGGLLDHRPGVVTKGFRTLDQDQDPSEAGDWQLDQPEEDDESLCSFPGLSSEDDLPVSRLPWASTPDLRHATNNGGVGVHRSGRDNNKDNEDNSLLESLRGARSGEAFGGNDGPALDGLPCTPCSIRSSPVSVAVTTPCADEKAGGEPLDFPALPAGAPDGLPAVVHTSMLITRTYLHVQVHVYLHAPPLVRPRLPPSSCHKSNHLPREVHVPNQLHLHLHHLQDPPPLRPAHLRLLQPQVGLSEQPWRGRGRVARPFAAAPVLRPGHALLHHALLHPPPPLPVPGRVLHQPPGQHPHHQHLPGAGAPPGGARHLRLRLRPAQLGPRGSGRRGGAGGGA
- the LOC132467743 gene encoding trafficking kinesin-binding protein 1-like isoform X9, with protein sequence MAEELDVCNNTDLPELEIISLLEEQLPVYRLRADTIFGYEQDDWLHTPLTTPDTALPLTTEQIEETLKYFLLCADRVGQMTKTYSDIDAVTRLLEEKERDLELAARIGQSLLKKNKTLSDRNGVLEEQVEHIREEVSQLRHDLSMKDELLQFYTSVAEESEGESTTSTPIRQSDPNVTVPTYLPLDSLQKKLKDLEAENISLRSEATHLETETISYEEKEQQLVNDCVKELRCANMQMSSLAEELGRKSDDASRQQEEITHLLSQIVDLQKKAKSYAVENEELTQHLGAAKDAQRQLTAELRELEDKYAECMEMLHEAQEELKNLRNKTLPLTTPRRFHSLGLFPMDSLAAEIEGTMRKELQMDDPDVEEQKLHPKRVFQTVKNLNLMRQQRSSLAPSPLNIPGSNQTSSLTSGRSSRVGTPHSCSTYGGSESGSGPYCPDNKAGGILEAHDDGSDDSNRRPVGTPGTPGGRDLEAALRRLSLRRDNYVSERRFFEEERERKLAYLAKEEQGEDGEEKGGSGGDPGTPTESLLSLYTHPSLGSMWSGYSFTSRSYLPEKLQIVKPLEGSATLHAWQLLAQPHLGGLLDHRPGVVTKGFRTLDQDQDPSEAGDWQLDQPEEDDESLCSFPGLSSEDDLPVSRLPWASTPDLRHATNNGGVGVHRSGRDNNKDNEDNSLLESLRGARSGEAFGGNDGPALDGLPCTPCSIRSSPVSVAVTTPCADEKAGGEPLDFPALPAGAPDGLPGARLPPRPTPCPAPFATVIVP
- the LOC132467743 gene encoding trafficking kinesin-binding protein 1-like isoform X8, with product MAEELDVCNNTDLPELEIISLLEEQLPVYRLRADTIFGYEQDDWLHTPLTTPDTALPLTTEQIEETLKYFLLCADRVGQMTKTYSDIDAVTRLLEEKERDLELAARIGQSLLKKNKTLSDRNGVLEEQVEHIREEVSQLRHDLSMKDELLQFYTSVAEESEGESTTSTPIRQSDPNVTVPTYLPLDSLQKKLKDLEAENISLRSEATHLETETISYEEKEQQLVNDCVKELRCANMQMSSLAEELGRKSDDASRQQEEITHLLSQIVDLQKKAKSYAVENEELTQHLGAAKDAQRQLTAELRELEDKYAECMEMLHEAQEELKNLRNKTLPLTTPRRFHSLGLFPMDSLAAEIEGTMRKELQMDDPDVEEQKLHPKRVFQTVKNLNLMRQQRSSLAPSPLNIPGSNQTSSLTSGRSSRVGTPHSCSTYGGSESGSGPYCPDNKAGGILEAHDDGSDDSNRRPVGTPGTPGGRDLEAALRRLSLRRDNYVSERRFFEEERERKLAYLAKEEQGEDGEEKGGSGGDPGTPTESLLSLYTHPSLGSMWSGYSFTSRSYLPEKLQIVKPLEGSATLHAWQLLAQPHLGGLLDHRPGVVTKGFRTLDQDQDPSEAGDWQLDQPEEDDESLCSFPGLSSEDDLPVSRLPWASTPDLRHATNNGGVGVHRSGRDNNKDNEDNSLLESLRGARSGEAFGGNDGPALDGLPCTPCSIRSSPVSVAVTTPCADEKAGGEPLDFPALPAGAPDGLPAIFPGKCMSQTSSTYTFTTCRILHPSDQLTSVSSRSHDEEDKGGLYHMVVMAGVEQAH